In a single window of the Pontibacter russatus genome:
- the rnr gene encoding ribonuclease R, whose amino-acid sequence MRSKKNKGGEGRDDRNSSRGRGDSSSRGKDSSGRRSSDRGGSSRRSGGSDRKGSPKSAKALVLEAFSNSPDTVYTERSLCRRLGVTDKKGRDQVNSILHALVKENKLLPIDDDKYMMNLKVDIITGRVDLANSKYAYIVSEGREDDVRVYREHLKYAMDGDTVKVEVSPTVRGGRQEGVVIEVLERSRTELVGIMQLSKNFGFVVPDFKKLYFDVFVGERGLNGATSGDKVLVKIVEWPSKPDKNPTGEVIRVFGPAGENEAEIHSIMAEFGLPFEFDEAVEEEAESISDKITEAEIAKRRDFRDVTTFTIDPADAKDFDDALSIQKLENGHYEIGVHIADVTHYVQPKTILEKEAFHRATSVYLVDRTIPMLPERLSNGLCSLRPNEEKLTFSAVFELDENGKLYESWFGRTIIYSDRRFSYEEAQERIETGEGDFVEEINILNGIAKKLKDKRFKNGAISFETVEVKFKLDEKGRPLSVYVKERKDAHKLIEEFMLLANKKVAEYVFNLGRGKKRPTMVYRTHGQPDPEKLSTFSLFARKFGYKVDPDGDISEELNNLTEEIEGKPEQSVLQNLAIRTMAKAKYSTEPEGHFGLAFEHYSHFTSPIRRYPDMMAHRLLQHYLDGGKSEDKEAYEERCRHSSEMEKRAADAERASIKYKQVEFMKDTIGNQYKGIVSGVTEWGIFVEIEENKCEGMVRLSDLNDDYYELDSANYRIIGRQNKRIISFGDEVLVEVKSANLADRTIDLELVQTLKK is encoded by the coding sequence ATGAGAAGCAAAAAGAATAAAGGCGGCGAAGGCCGCGACGATCGCAACAGCTCCAGAGGACGGGGCGATTCATCATCCAGAGGGAAAGACTCATCCGGCCGCAGATCATCCGACAGGGGAGGCTCCTCCCGGCGCAGCGGCGGCTCGGACCGCAAAGGAAGCCCCAAATCAGCAAAGGCACTTGTACTGGAGGCCTTTTCTAACAGCCCCGACACCGTATATACCGAACGCTCGCTGTGCCGCCGCCTCGGCGTGACGGACAAGAAAGGCCGCGACCAGGTAAACAGCATCCTGCATGCCCTGGTAAAAGAAAACAAGCTGCTGCCGATTGACGACGACAAGTATATGATGAACCTGAAGGTGGACATCATTACCGGCCGCGTGGACCTGGCGAACAGCAAATACGCTTACATTGTATCAGAGGGGCGCGAAGACGATGTGCGCGTGTACCGGGAGCACCTGAAGTACGCCATGGACGGTGATACCGTAAAGGTTGAAGTGTCGCCTACCGTGCGCGGTGGCCGGCAGGAGGGCGTGGTGATAGAAGTGCTGGAGCGCTCCCGCACCGAGCTGGTGGGTATCATGCAACTGTCGAAGAACTTCGGCTTCGTGGTGCCCGACTTCAAGAAGCTTTATTTTGACGTGTTTGTGGGGGAGCGTGGCCTGAACGGCGCGACCTCTGGCGACAAAGTGCTGGTGAAGATCGTGGAGTGGCCCAGCAAACCCGACAAGAACCCTACCGGCGAGGTAATCCGCGTGTTCGGTCCGGCCGGAGAGAACGAGGCCGAGATTCACTCCATCATGGCGGAGTTCGGTTTGCCGTTTGAGTTCGACGAGGCAGTAGAGGAAGAGGCGGAAAGCATCTCCGACAAGATTACGGAAGCCGAGATTGCCAAGCGCCGCGATTTCCGCGACGTCACTACCTTCACCATCGACCCGGCCGACGCCAAGGACTTCGACGATGCCCTGTCTATCCAAAAGCTGGAGAACGGCCATTACGAGATAGGCGTGCATATTGCCGACGTGACGCACTACGTGCAGCCAAAAACCATATTGGAGAAAGAGGCCTTCCACAGGGCCACCTCGGTATACCTCGTGGACAGGACCATCCCGATGCTGCCCGAGCGCCTTTCCAACGGTCTCTGCTCGCTCAGGCCCAACGAGGAGAAACTGACGTTCTCAGCGGTGTTTGAGCTGGATGAGAACGGCAAGCTGTATGAGTCGTGGTTTGGCCGCACCATCATCTACTCCGACCGCCGCTTCTCCTATGAGGAGGCGCAGGAACGCATCGAAACCGGCGAAGGCGACTTTGTGGAAGAAATCAACATTCTGAACGGCATCGCCAAAAAGCTCAAAGACAAGCGCTTCAAGAACGGCGCCATCAGCTTTGAGACGGTGGAGGTGAAGTTTAAGCTGGATGAGAAAGGCCGCCCGCTGTCGGTGTATGTGAAGGAGCGCAAGGACGCGCACAAGTTGATTGAGGAGTTCATGCTGCTGGCCAACAAAAAGGTGGCCGAGTATGTCTTTAACCTGGGCAGAGGCAAAAAACGCCCGACCATGGTGTACCGCACGCACGGCCAGCCCGACCCCGAAAAACTGAGTACTTTCTCGCTGTTTGCCCGCAAGTTCGGCTACAAAGTAGACCCGGACGGCGATATATCCGAAGAACTGAACAACCTGACGGAGGAAATTGAAGGCAAGCCGGAGCAGAGCGTACTACAGAACCTGGCCATCCGAACGATGGCCAAGGCCAAGTACAGCACCGAGCCCGAAGGTCACTTCGGCCTGGCCTTCGAACACTACTCGCACTTCACCTCGCCCATCCGCCGCTACCCCGACATGATGGCGCACCGCCTGCTGCAGCACTACCTCGACGGCGGCAAGTCAGAGGACAAGGAGGCATATGAGGAGCGCTGCCGCCACTCTTCCGAGATGGAGAAGCGCGCCGCCGACGCCGAGCGCGCCTCTATCAAGTACAAGCAGGTGGAGTTTATGAAAGACACCATCGGCAACCAGTATAAAGGCATTGTGTCTGGTGTCACAGAATGGGGTATATTTGTGGAGATCGAGGAGAACAAATGCGAGGGCATGGTGCGGCTGTCGGACCTGAACGACGACTACTACGAACTCGACTCGGCCAACTACCGCATCATCGGCCGCCAGAACAAGCGCATCATCTCGTTTGGCGACGAGGTGCTGGTGGAGGTGAAAAGCGCCAACCTGGCCGACCGCACCATCGATCTGGAGCTTGTGCAAACCCTGAAAAAATAG
- a CDS encoding 3-keto-disaccharide hydrolase, with product MSIRITLQKHASIYGPWIFAFLLLACTSSAPEQNIAEAEETKAAEKGEWVSLFNGKDIEDWIVKIHHHEVDENFGNTFRVEDGMIKVRYDQYGDFNEQYGHLYYKRPFSSYHLVVEYRFADEWHPGAPDYTIRNSGVMFHSQDPRTMPKEQDWPISVEMQFLASLGDGKPRPTGNMCSPGTDVVYEGKIDPRHCIDSSSKTYDIDEWVRAELIVLGDSLVKHIINGDTVLQYTKPQIGGGVVNNFDPALKQDGKLLSEGYIALQSEGQAIDFRKVEIKELDASGAAKSSK from the coding sequence ATGTCAATAAGAATCACCCTTCAGAAGCATGCGTCTATTTATGGCCCATGGATTTTTGCCTTTTTGCTGCTGGCCTGCACCTCGTCTGCGCCGGAGCAAAACATTGCCGAAGCCGAAGAAACCAAAGCAGCCGAAAAAGGAGAGTGGGTGTCGCTTTTCAACGGGAAGGATATAGAGGACTGGATTGTGAAGATACACCACCACGAGGTGGACGAGAACTTCGGCAACACCTTCCGGGTGGAGGATGGCATGATTAAAGTGCGCTACGACCAGTACGGCGACTTCAACGAGCAGTACGGGCACCTGTATTACAAGCGGCCGTTCTCCAGTTACCACCTGGTGGTGGAGTACCGCTTCGCCGATGAGTGGCATCCGGGCGCGCCGGACTATACCATCCGGAACAGCGGCGTGATGTTCCACTCCCAGGACCCGCGAACGATGCCGAAGGAGCAGGATTGGCCCATCTCGGTGGAGATGCAGTTTCTGGCGAGCCTAGGTGACGGCAAGCCGCGCCCCACCGGCAACATGTGCTCGCCGGGCACTGACGTAGTGTATGAAGGCAAAATTGACCCCCGGCATTGCATCGATTCCAGCTCTAAAACTTATGACATAGACGAGTGGGTGCGGGCGGAGCTTATCGTTCTGGGGGATTCCCTGGTGAAGCATATCATTAACGGCGACACAGTGCTGCAGTACACGAAGCCGCAGATCGGCGGCGGTGTGGTCAACAATTTTGACCCGGCCCTAAAGCAGGACGGCAAGCTGCTGAGCGAAGGATATATAGCCCTGCAAAGCGAAGGCCAGGCCATCGACTTCCGTAAAGTCGAAATCAAAGAACTGGATGCATCCGGTGCGGCTAAAAGCTCAAAGTAA
- a CDS encoding type II toxin-antitoxin system VapC family toxin yields the protein MKTKGNGIEKTKVPNHFSGYCPLIYFIEGNTAYQAGLKNFFAAFDKGDFAIITSTLTLLEVLVQPMKLNRQDLVEQYKRILSSASGIEILEITSAVACRAAELRAKYKLKTPDSIQVGTALEYEAKYFLTNDVRLSIIKEIKTITPQEL from the coding sequence TTGAAAACGAAAGGCAATGGGATTGAGAAAACTAAAGTCCCAAACCATTTTTCTGGATACTGCCCGCTCATTTACTTTATTGAAGGTAATACGGCTTATCAGGCTGGCCTTAAGAATTTCTTTGCCGCTTTTGACAAAGGTGATTTTGCCATTATTACTTCAACCTTGACACTCCTCGAAGTCCTGGTCCAACCTATGAAGTTGAACCGTCAGGATTTAGTAGAGCAATACAAGCGAATACTGTCTTCCGCATCGGGAATAGAGATACTTGAAATAACTTCTGCTGTTGCATGCAGGGCGGCTGAATTAAGAGCAAAGTATAAGTTGAAAACACCTGACTCCATTCAGGTTGGAACTGCTTTGGAATATGAAGCCAAATATTTCCTGACTAACGACGTCAGACTGAGTATTATCAAGGAAATAAAAACAATCACTCCGCAAGAACTTTAA
- a CDS encoding polyprenyl synthetase family protein: MDISTLSGKIHHTLSTLRYGEHPVELYEPIRYIMALGGKRIRPMLVLLAAKMYDEDVEKALLPAAAVEVFHNFTLMHDDIMDKAPLRRGEQTVHEKWNANTAILSGDVMVVRAYQLLLGVEQTKLAQVLELFSETAAQVCEGQQLDMNFERREQVSIQEYIHMITLKTAVLLGFSLEMGAILQNAPIADAEHLKDFGINVGIAFQLRDDLLDVYGDKAKFGKQVGGDILSDKKTFLMLTALEQANAAQRQTIIGWRDKTDSSIALEKVDAITAIYNQLHIRHQTEQQIDSYFRKALHHLDAVQLPEERKSTIRGLALQLMERDN; the protein is encoded by the coding sequence GTGGATATCAGTACCCTTTCCGGAAAGATACACCATACCTTGTCCACGCTGCGCTATGGCGAGCACCCGGTGGAACTATATGAGCCGATCCGCTATATCATGGCGCTGGGCGGCAAGCGCATCAGGCCCATGCTGGTGCTGCTGGCTGCCAAGATGTACGACGAGGATGTAGAAAAGGCCCTTTTGCCGGCGGCGGCGGTAGAGGTTTTCCACAACTTCACGCTCATGCACGACGACATCATGGACAAGGCCCCGCTGCGCCGGGGTGAGCAGACCGTACACGAGAAGTGGAATGCCAACACGGCCATCCTGTCGGGCGACGTGATGGTGGTGCGGGCCTACCAGCTGCTGCTGGGGGTGGAGCAAACCAAGCTGGCGCAGGTGCTGGAACTGTTCAGCGAAACAGCCGCGCAGGTTTGCGAGGGCCAGCAGCTGGACATGAACTTTGAGCGCCGGGAGCAGGTGAGCATCCAGGAGTACATCCATATGATCACGCTGAAGACGGCGGTGCTCCTGGGCTTCAGCCTGGAGATGGGCGCTATTCTCCAGAACGCGCCTATTGCCGATGCAGAGCACCTGAAAGACTTCGGCATTAACGTGGGCATCGCGTTCCAGCTCCGCGACGACCTGCTGGATGTATATGGCGACAAGGCCAAGTTCGGCAAGCAGGTGGGCGGCGACATTCTGTCAGACAAGAAGACCTTTCTGATGCTGACGGCGCTGGAGCAGGCCAATGCGGCGCAGCGGCAAACCATCATCGGCTGGCGCGACAAAACGGATAGCAGCATAGCCTTGGAGAAAGTGGACGCCATCACCGCCATATATAACCAACTCCACATCCGGCACCAGACAGAGCAGCAGATAGATTCCTATTTCCGGAAAGCGCTGCACCACCTCGATGCCGTGCAACTGCCGGAGGAGCGCAAAAGCACGATCCGGGGCCTGGCCCTGCAACTGATGGAGCGGGATAATTAA
- a CDS encoding fasciclin domain-containing protein, translating to MRELYHRLYRKLAVLALLLALGQPLLAQEAAKRITLMQYVMQERPVLAELVTKAGLTPVLSGDAPYTILAPPEAELAKLKDLPPVRIRAVLLGHILEGVFQEKDFKDGATLETLAHTSITVCRKKDYTLIDGLRISGDKAQAKNGVVHSLSGKLNL from the coding sequence ATGAGGGAACTGTATCACCGGTTGTATAGGAAGCTTGCCGTGCTGGCGCTGCTGCTGGCACTGGGGCAGCCCCTGCTGGCACAGGAGGCGGCAAAGCGCATAACCCTGATGCAGTATGTGATGCAGGAAAGGCCGGTGCTGGCGGAGCTCGTTACCAAAGCGGGTCTCACCCCCGTTCTTTCAGGCGATGCGCCATATACCATTCTCGCCCCGCCCGAAGCAGAACTTGCGAAACTAAAGGATCTGCCCCCTGTGCGGATAAGGGCGGTGCTGTTGGGCCATATACTGGAAGGGGTGTTTCAGGAGAAAGATTTTAAAGATGGGGCCACTCTCGAGACGCTCGCGCACACCAGCATAACCGTCTGCCGCAAAAAAGACTACACCCTCATAGACGGCCTGCGCATCAGCGGCGACAAGGCGCAGGCAAAAAACGGCGTGGTGCACAGCCTCTCCGGCAAACTGAACCTATAG
- a CDS encoding SLC13 family permease, with translation MTYEIALVLGIITLAVVLFVSERLSIDTVAILIMVLFMLTGVLTPAEGFAGFSNPATLTVAAMFIVSSAIFKSGALNSIGIILTRVGRKNYLLCLLFVMLISGALSAFINDTAVVALLMPMVIQVSKDIRVSPSKLLIPLSFSALLGGVCTLIGTSTNILVSGIAQAQGEEPLGMFEFTPAGICFLLVGIAYMFFVGRHLLPNRKLAEDLSEDFNLGQYLTEVVLLPDSPSVGMPLEKTGLVQNLDVIVMQVTRRKKSVPVSPSLVLEANDVLKVRCGVEKLKMLKEEKGIKLKSERKFHDDSLHLNDSKLYEAIITPNSYMEGKSLKELDFRAYNHGASVLAIRHRDAIVNEKPGHIKLSAGDVLLIAASQSQAEKLRKNDDLLIISQTEHRPFNYGKIIPVLTVSVAVVAAAATGLIPIVLSAMTGVMVLILLKCIRMDEAYKAIDWKVIFMLAGVLSMGTALEKTGAAKLLADFLIAGVGDHGPHALMSVFFFITFMSTNFMSNNATAALLAPIAIVTAHEMGVSVRPFLMAVTYGASLSFMTPMGYQTNTMIYGPGNYRFTDYLKVGTPLNLLFWLLASIILPYFFPF, from the coding sequence ATGACCTATGAGATAGCCTTAGTGCTTGGGATCATCACACTGGCAGTTGTCCTGTTTGTGTCCGAGCGCCTGTCTATCGACACCGTGGCCATCCTCATCATGGTGCTGTTCATGCTCACTGGCGTGCTGACGCCGGCAGAGGGCTTCGCGGGCTTCAGCAACCCCGCCACCCTGACCGTGGCCGCCATGTTCATCGTCAGTTCGGCCATCTTCAAGTCCGGGGCCCTGAACAGTATCGGCATTATCCTGACGCGCGTCGGCCGCAAGAACTACCTCCTTTGCCTGCTTTTTGTCATGCTCATTTCCGGTGCCCTGTCGGCGTTCATCAACGACACAGCGGTGGTGGCGCTGCTCATGCCCATGGTCATTCAGGTGAGCAAAGACATCCGCGTCAGTCCCTCCAAACTGCTTATCCCGCTGTCGTTCAGCGCGCTGCTGGGCGGTGTCTGCACCCTTATCGGCACCTCCACCAACATCCTGGTCAGTGGTATTGCGCAGGCGCAGGGCGAGGAGCCGCTTGGGATGTTTGAGTTTACGCCCGCTGGCATATGTTTTCTGCTGGTGGGCATTGCCTATATGTTTTTTGTGGGGAGGCACCTGCTGCCCAACCGCAAATTAGCCGAAGACCTTTCCGAGGACTTTAACCTGGGGCAGTACCTGACCGAGGTGGTGCTGCTGCCCGACTCACCCTCGGTGGGGATGCCGCTGGAAAAGACAGGGCTGGTGCAGAACCTGGATGTGATTGTGATGCAGGTAACGCGGCGGAAAAAGAGTGTCCCCGTCAGCCCCTCGCTTGTGCTGGAGGCAAACGATGTGCTGAAGGTGCGCTGCGGCGTGGAGAAGCTGAAAATGCTGAAGGAGGAGAAGGGCATAAAACTGAAGTCGGAGCGGAAGTTCCACGACGACAGCCTGCACCTCAACGACAGCAAGCTCTACGAGGCCATCATCACCCCCAACTCCTATATGGAGGGCAAGTCGCTGAAGGAACTGGATTTCCGGGCCTATAACCACGGCGCCTCCGTGCTGGCCATCCGCCACCGCGATGCGATTGTGAACGAGAAGCCGGGGCACATCAAACTCTCCGCCGGCGACGTGCTGCTCATTGCCGCCAGCCAGAGCCAGGCAGAGAAGTTGCGCAAAAACGACGATTTGCTCATTATCTCCCAAACCGAGCACCGGCCTTTCAACTACGGCAAGATTATACCGGTGCTCACTGTCAGTGTGGCGGTGGTGGCTGCGGCGGCAACAGGGCTGATACCGATTGTGCTGAGTGCCATGACGGGCGTAATGGTGCTGATTCTCCTCAAGTGCATCCGGATGGATGAGGCGTACAAGGCGATTGACTGGAAAGTGATTTTCATGCTGGCGGGTGTGCTCTCGATGGGCACCGCTCTCGAAAAAACCGGTGCCGCCAAGCTGCTGGCCGACTTCCTGATAGCTGGTGTGGGCGACCATGGGCCGCACGCGCTCATGTCCGTCTTTTTCTTCATCACTTTTATGAGCACCAACTTCATGTCGAACAATGCCACGGCGGCGCTGCTGGCCCCCATTGCCATCGTGACGGCACACGAAATGGGGGTGAGCGTGCGGCCTTTCCTGATGGCGGTGACCTATGGGGCCTCCCTTAGCTTCATGACGCCGATGGGCTACCAGACCAACACCATGATATATGGCCCCGGCAACTACCGCTTCACTGACTACCTGAAAGTGGGCACACCGCTCAACCTCCTCTTCTGGCTGCTCGCCTCAATCATCCTGCCCTACTTTTTCCCGTTTTAA
- a CDS encoding ABC transporter ATP-binding protein gives MSARTPLLQIEDLETLFSTHYGVTKAVDKISFEIYPGETVAIVGESGSGKSVTALSLMQLIDRPGRIAGGKAAFQSEKLGQVDLFRLPEKQMRQLRGSEISMIFQEPMSSLNPVTTCGKQVAEALLLHTPLSKKAARERTILLFEKVKLPRPEAIYNAYPHEISGGQKQRVMVAMAMACGPTLLIADEPTTALDVTVQARMLQLIDELRVRENTAVLFITHDLGVVAGVADRILVMYRGKLVEQGRVLDIFTNPQHPYTKGLLACRPSLSAQPQAVLPTVADFMEEDALGNITEKKKLIYAPPLEDGMNSYIDRGTAASQRQQQENKQKPLLRVKDLKVYFPIRKGLFGRTTDYIKAVDGVSFEVQSGETIGLVGESGCGKTTLGRALLRLVEPTAGSIQFGGRDIAQLSAEELRRSRRNLQMIFQDPYASLNPMHTIGEAIMEPMQVHNLYGGSSERRGKAMELLEKVKLVPEHFQRYPHEFSGGQRQRISIARALALQPKCLICDEPVSSLDVSVQAQVLNLLNRLKQELGITYIFITHDLSVARHMADRILVMRQGRIIESGTPAQLFQNPQQEYTRALLSAIPKGEPEDIMAAQQRREAMKAGL, from the coding sequence TTGTCTGCACGCACTCCCTTACTTCAAATTGAAGATCTGGAAACACTTTTCTCCACCCACTACGGCGTCACCAAGGCCGTGGACAAGATATCCTTTGAGATATATCCCGGTGAGACAGTGGCCATCGTAGGGGAGTCGGGCTCAGGCAAGTCGGTGACGGCGCTGTCGTTGATGCAACTGATTGACAGGCCGGGAAGGATAGCAGGAGGGAAGGCTGCGTTTCAGTCTGAGAAACTGGGGCAGGTAGACCTGTTCCGGCTGCCTGAAAAGCAGATGCGGCAACTGCGCGGCAGCGAGATCAGCATGATTTTCCAGGAGCCGATGTCGTCGCTGAACCCCGTAACCACCTGTGGAAAACAAGTGGCCGAAGCGCTGCTGCTACACACGCCTCTATCAAAAAAAGCAGCCAGAGAACGCACTATCCTGCTTTTTGAAAAGGTAAAGTTGCCTCGGCCGGAGGCTATATATAACGCTTATCCACATGAAATTTCTGGTGGGCAGAAGCAGCGCGTGATGGTTGCCATGGCTATGGCCTGCGGGCCAACCCTCCTTATTGCCGACGAGCCCACCACGGCGCTGGACGTAACGGTGCAGGCGCGGATGCTGCAGCTGATAGACGAACTGCGCGTGAGGGAGAACACGGCCGTGCTGTTCATCACCCACGATCTCGGTGTGGTAGCCGGGGTAGCCGACCGCATTCTGGTGATGTACAGGGGCAAACTGGTGGAGCAGGGCAGGGTGTTGGACATCTTCACCAACCCGCAGCACCCGTACACGAAGGGCCTGTTGGCCTGCAGGCCCAGTCTTTCGGCTCAACCCCAGGCTGTGCTCCCTACCGTGGCTGATTTTATGGAGGAGGATGCCTTGGGAAACATCACAGAAAAGAAGAAGCTTATATATGCCCCGCCGCTGGAAGATGGGATGAACAGCTATATAGATAGAGGCACCGCGGCAAGCCAAAGGCAGCAACAGGAAAACAAACAAAAGCCGCTGCTGCGGGTAAAGGATTTGAAAGTGTATTTCCCGATCAGGAAAGGCCTCTTCGGGCGCACCACCGACTATATAAAGGCCGTAGACGGCGTAAGCTTTGAGGTGCAGTCTGGCGAGACAATCGGGTTGGTGGGCGAATCGGGCTGCGGCAAAACAACGCTGGGCCGGGCGCTCCTGCGCCTGGTTGAACCGACAGCAGGCAGCATCCAGTTTGGCGGCCGCGACATCGCCCAACTCAGTGCAGAAGAGTTGCGTCGAAGCCGCCGGAATTTACAGATGATTTTCCAGGACCCGTATGCGTCGCTCAACCCCATGCACACCATAGGCGAGGCCATTATGGAACCGATGCAGGTGCATAACCTATATGGCGGCAGCAGCGAACGCCGTGGAAAAGCTATGGAACTGCTTGAGAAAGTGAAGCTTGTGCCGGAGCACTTCCAGCGTTATCCACACGAGTTCTCGGGCGGGCAGCGGCAGCGCATCAGCATCGCGCGGGCGCTGGCGCTGCAGCCAAAGTGCCTCATCTGCGACGAGCCGGTCTCTTCCCTGGACGTGTCGGTGCAGGCGCAGGTGCTGAATCTGCTGAACAGGCTGAAGCAGGAACTTGGCATCACCTATATCTTCATCACCCACGACCTCTCCGTGGCCCGACACATGGCTGACCGCATTCTGGTGATGCGCCAAGGCCGGATTATCGAGAGCGGCACACCTGCTCAACTCTTTCAAAACCCGCAGCAGGAGTATACCCGCGCCCTGCTCAGCGCCATCCCGAAAGGCGAACCGGAAGATATTATGGCGGCACAGCAGCGGCGCGAGGCGATGAAGGCGGGGCTTTAG
- a CDS encoding rhomboid family intramembrane serine protease has protein sequence MSVTLILIIITVGISLYAWQNESLMHKWIFQPYAVQRDNSWYRFLTSGFLHADMMHLFFNMFTLFFFGQAVEQTFMVIFGAETGILLYLLLYLGGIIISDIPTYFKHRNDPPYRALGASGGVASVVFSSILFYPTNDICLYGLLCIPGFILGVLYVLYSYYSGKRMGDNINHDAHLYGAVYGFVLSLVLVPQALPSFFEQIGNWRLF, from the coding sequence ATGAGCGTTACCCTTATATTGATTATTATCACCGTTGGAATATCCCTGTATGCGTGGCAGAACGAAAGCCTGATGCACAAATGGATTTTCCAGCCATACGCCGTGCAGCGTGACAACTCCTGGTACCGCTTCCTGACCTCCGGCTTCCTGCACGCCGACATGATGCACCTGTTCTTCAACATGTTCACGCTGTTCTTTTTCGGGCAGGCCGTGGAGCAGACGTTCATGGTTATATTTGGGGCGGAGACGGGCATCCTGCTGTACCTGCTGCTCTACCTGGGCGGCATCATTATCTCCGATATCCCCACTTACTTCAAGCACCGCAACGACCCGCCTTACCGCGCGCTAGGCGCTTCGGGCGGCGTGGCTTCGGTAGTGTTCTCCAGCATCCTGTTTTACCCCACCAACGACATCTGCCTGTACGGGCTGCTGTGCATTCCCGGGTTTATCCTGGGGGTGCTGTACGTGCTGTACTCCTACTACTCCGGCAAGCGCATGGGCGACAACATCAACCACGATGCGCACCTGTACGGCGCGGTATATGGCTTTGTGCTGAGCCTGGTGCTGGTGCCGCAGGCGCTGCCGAGCTTCTTTGAGCAAATCGGCAACTGGCGCCTGTTCTGA